A window from Onychostoma macrolepis isolate SWU-2019 chromosome 07, ASM1243209v1, whole genome shotgun sequence encodes these proteins:
- the nqo1 gene encoding NAD(P)H dehydrogenase [quinone] 1 isoform X1: MAEKTALIVYAHQSPASFNAAARDVAVQALTKQGYKVLVSDLYAMNFKASATAEDIKGDLKNPEHFIYNDEMMVAWQDGRLSDDIAEEQHKLEQAELVIFQFPLYWFTIPAIMKGWIDRVLTQGFAFTLQKMYDNGIFKDKKAILSFTTGGMESMFKPDGVHGDINVALWPLQNGVLRFCGFQVLAPQIFWCPAHTPPDARNAMLEAWRERLNGAFAEKPLSFAPTKYFDLTFQGGFCLRPEVKEKYASESYGITTAQHLGKPLPPDNQIKAKGSSHTR; the protein is encoded by the exons CAGAGAAGACAGCACTGATTGTTTATGCCCACCAGAGTCCCGCCTCATTCAACGCTGCTGCACGGGATGTAGCGGTTCAGGCTCTGACAAAGCAAGGCTATAAAGTCCTAGTGTCGGATCTGTATGCTATGAACTTCAAGGCCTCAGCAACTGCAGAGGATATTAAGG GTGATCTGAAGAATCCTGAGCACTTTATATACAATGATGAGATGATGGTTGCATGGCAGGACGGTCGTTTAAGTGATGACATTGCAGAAGAACAGCATAAGTTGGAGCAGGCAGAGCTGGTTATCTTTCAG TTCCCTCTCTACTGGTTTACTATACCTGCCATTATGAAGGGCTGGATAGACCGAGTCCTAACTCAAGGATTTGCCTTCACCCTGCAGAAGATGTATGACAATGGCATTTTCAAG GATAAGAAGGCCATACTTTCATTCACCACTGGGGGAATGGAGTCCATGTTTAAGCCTGATGGTGTTCATGGAGACATCAATGTTGCCCTCTGGCCTTTACAG aaTGGGGTGCTGCGTTTCTGCGGGTTTCAGGTCCTCGCCCCCCAGATCTTCTGGTGTCCAGCACACACCCCTCCAGATGCCAGAAATGCCATGTTAGAGGCATGGAGGGAAAGGCTGAATGGTGCATTTGCTGAAAAGCCTCTTTCATTTGCTCCGACCAAATACTTTGACCTCACCTTTCAAGGAGGATTTTGCCTTCGGCCAGAGGTGAAAGAGAAGTATGCCTCTGAGTCCTATGGCATTACCACGGCACAACATTTAGGCAAACCGCTTCCTCCAGACAACCAGATCAAAGCTAAAGGATCCAGTCACACAAGATAA
- the nqo1 gene encoding NAD(P)H dehydrogenase [quinone] 1 isoform X2 has product MNFKASATAEDIKGDLKNPEHFIYNDEMMVAWQDGRLSDDIAEEQHKLEQAELVIFQFPLYWFTIPAIMKGWIDRVLTQGFAFTLQKMYDNGIFKDKKAILSFTTGGMESMFKPDGVHGDINVALWPLQNGVLRFCGFQVLAPQIFWCPAHTPPDARNAMLEAWRERLNGAFAEKPLSFAPTKYFDLTFQGGFCLRPEVKEKYASESYGITTAQHLGKPLPPDNQIKAKGSSHTR; this is encoded by the exons ATGAACTTCAAGGCCTCAGCAACTGCAGAGGATATTAAGG GTGATCTGAAGAATCCTGAGCACTTTATATACAATGATGAGATGATGGTTGCATGGCAGGACGGTCGTTTAAGTGATGACATTGCAGAAGAACAGCATAAGTTGGAGCAGGCAGAGCTGGTTATCTTTCAG TTCCCTCTCTACTGGTTTACTATACCTGCCATTATGAAGGGCTGGATAGACCGAGTCCTAACTCAAGGATTTGCCTTCACCCTGCAGAAGATGTATGACAATGGCATTTTCAAG GATAAGAAGGCCATACTTTCATTCACCACTGGGGGAATGGAGTCCATGTTTAAGCCTGATGGTGTTCATGGAGACATCAATGTTGCCCTCTGGCCTTTACAG aaTGGGGTGCTGCGTTTCTGCGGGTTTCAGGTCCTCGCCCCCCAGATCTTCTGGTGTCCAGCACACACCCCTCCAGATGCCAGAAATGCCATGTTAGAGGCATGGAGGGAAAGGCTGAATGGTGCATTTGCTGAAAAGCCTCTTTCATTTGCTCCGACCAAATACTTTGACCTCACCTTTCAAGGAGGATTTTGCCTTCGGCCAGAGGTGAAAGAGAAGTATGCCTCTGAGTCCTATGGCATTACCACGGCACAACATTTAGGCAAACCGCTTCCTCCAGACAACCAGATCAAAGCTAAAGGATCCAGTCACACAAGATAA